GAGCCTCCGCCGTGCGTGCTGTCGCCGCCGGCTAAACGACGGCCTAACCGCTAATTAGCACTAAGCTAATGAACCCTGGGTCACTGACATACGGGCCCCACGCCCTAACTAACTCTAGTTAAGTTTCAGTTTAGAACAGTTAAACCAGATTAAcccctgtgtcactgacgtgtggaccccacacgtcaggtttgaccctggccagcgctgttgacctgctgacgtcacactgacgtcaggctgacgcagaaaatcattttctggatttaaaataattcaagaattccagaaaatgccctaaacttctaaaattcatagaaattcaaccgtagctccaaatgaaacaaattatatatgaaaaatgatcagaaaaatccaatctatccatctgcactggtttcatgcatgttagagcaacttaaccttgctgtttaggacaaatcatataGGTGGCATTTAAGAaagcacatatggagtttgaatttgaccctagtgttcaaaccaactccatttaacttgctgctagttgcattagctcaaatcacaacatattgccatgtcatgatcatgcatcatgttgtgcattgcattgattgtatttcttctctgttgccggtatttgtcccctctcggtagacgttgcttcgatgatgcgatcgatgacaccgatgaagaactatactatcttcagaagtgccaggcaagcaaaaccccccttgctcattccgatacaatcccactctctcgctcctgctctcttttactgcattaggacaacaacgtttcatctgttacttgctgcggtagttgaacccctttcctctgcatgacctgtcattgtcacagtaaatagatgaaacccactagcatgagtaggagttgtttgagccctaatgtgcctactcattcatgcttgtttgtcatgcctgctattgcttagagttgtgtcaggtctgattcatcgggaatgaattggaaagttgtgaacatgtcctactgtgtgagagctaagtgtgtgaacacgatttggtaaaggtagcggtgagaggccatgtaggagtacatggtgggttgtctcattgaaaccgtcctcaggaactgagttctatgtttgtgatccatgaacagttactaccacacactgggctccgggcgctccaagctctctcgacttattaatcaacctgatctctgtccaggagttgcaactagtttctggtgtttgtaggtagtgttagtagtctaccaagtggcacccggtacaggtgggcttgggacagactaggcacacgtggcctggtgtaccgagtggcacccggatggtgggctcgggaaccctgcacacatcgtttggggccgtgagcgacaccccggccggatctccttgcggatggaacccgaataggcgataaacctggactagagacttgtgtggttagtcaggtcgtggccgactccctcgccaggcttccgcttgaaggttgccgaggtacacgacgtgtacatggtggtaagtggcgagagcgtgtgtgacgaagtacacccctgcagggttaacatcatctattcgaatagccgtgtccgcggtaaaggacttctgggttgcctataacagttcatagacaagtgaaagtggatactctaaaatgcgcaagataagcgtgagtgctatggatggcgttctcgtagggagacgggagcggatccatagtggtgtattgatatggtgaatatgtggactcgtgtgcgccacctcaaaagagttacttgcagtcgtagctcaggatagccaccgagtcaaagctggcttgctgcagttaaactccaccaccctctttgttgataccgatgcatatgtagctagttctgatgtaagtcttgctgggtacatttgtactcacgtttgcttattttatgttttgcagagagacgtcagtctcgctagtatttccgtgtggacttcgacgtttagcttgatacctcagctacgatcttgtgccctcggcaggatctggtagatagtcaggcttcgcagcctttttcttttgtagatgtctgtactcagacatgttaagcttccgcatatgctttgacttgtatgctctgaatgttgggtcatgagacccatgtttgtaatatctggctcttcggagcctaatgaataaatactctgagtcgtagagtcttgttgtgatgccttgttgtacttgcacatatcgagcatattgtgtgtatgattgaaatgcttggtatgtgtgggatccgacaatctagttgtctatccttagcagcctctcttatggggaaatgtagtctagtgcctccttgagccatagtagtccgctacagcctcCTTGAGCCATAAATACTCTGATGAGCCCGGAGTGTGGCATCTTCAGCTgatgagcgacaccccggccggatctccttgcggatggaacccgaataggcgataaacctggactagagacttgtgtggttagtcaggtcgtggccgactccctcgccaggcttccgcttgaaggttgccgaggtacacgacgtgtacatggtggtaagtggcgagagcgtgtgtgacgaagtacacccctgcagggttaacatcatctattcgaatagccgtgtccgcggtaaaggacttctgggttgcctataacagttcatagacaagtgaaagtggatactctaaaatgcgcaagataagcgtgagtgctatggatggcgttctcgtagggagacgggagcggatccatagtggtgtattgatatggtgaatatgtggactcgtgtgcgccacctcaaaagagttacttgcagtcgtagctcaggatagccaccgagtcaaagctggcttgctgcagttaaactccaccaccctctttgttgataccgatgcatatgtagctagttctgatgtaagtcttgctgggtacatttgtactcacgtttgcttattttatgttttgcagagagacgtcagtctcgctagtatttccgtgtggacttcgacgtttagcttgatacctcagctacgatcttgtgccctcggcaggatctggtagatagtcaggcttcgcagcctttttcttttgtagatgtctgtactcagacatgttaagcttccgcatatgctttgacttgtatgctctgaatgttgggtcatgagacccatgtttgtaatatctggctcttcggagcctaatgaataaatactctgagtcgtagagtcttgttgtgatgccttgttgtacttgcacatatcgagcatattgtgtgtatgattgaaatgcttggtatgtgtgggatccgacaatctagttgtctatccttagcagcctctcttatggggaaatgtagtctagtgcctccttgagccatagtagtccgctacagcccggttcaccggagtcctgctagcccagcactactgctctggacacttgactggccggcatgtgtttcatatcgttcctgtgtctgtcccttcggggaaatgtcacgcggtgacatccggagtcctgcctagcctgctacagcccgggttcccggagtcctgttagcccagtgctacagcccggattcgcacgctgctgaccgacacgttcgatgttgattcatgtatgcctgtccccatacgttggTGCCGCTTTGGGtccacgactagccatgtcggcccgggttctctgtcatatggatgctagcgacactttcatatacgtgagccaaaaggcgcaaacggtcccgggccatggtagggtgacacccgtgggaataccgtgcgtgaggccgcaaagtgatatgaggtgttaccagctagatcgatgtgacttggaatcggggtcccgacaaatTAGATCTTTTATGAACGTCACATTTGGTGGAAATGATTCCATTACCGTGGCAATAGTATCACCCTTGTGGCGCACAATGTTGTATCGAGCCGGGTATTGTTCCCGGAGTGTGGCATCTCCTACCACTTGTCCTCCCAGAATCTAATTTCCGAGCCGACTTAATCGAGAAGGATTTTGCTCGGACTCGCAAGATTTTGCTCGGATATTGtgtcgttaccttgttgaaggcattgctaGGATTTTGCTCGGACTTGTTCTTGGGGTGAAAACCACTGATCTGACCTTTGGTGGTTGGATCCTGCGCCGGCGGTCGGGGGACGCTTGAGCGTCATCCCCTCCTGAAGGCATTGTTGTTAGAGAATCCCTCTCAAGGTACCGGTGATGTCAAGTTATTGTTGGTGCGGATATGGTTGTTGTATATTGTTGATCATTGTTTTGATTGCTTCAGAGTTTTTTTTTCATCAAGGCATAGCGTCGGTCTTGTTTAACTTTGCTAGTTGCCGGTGTTTTTTATGTGTGTGCGTTGGAGTTGGCTGTGTCCATCCTAACTATGCAGAGGACGGGTGTGTTGCTCGTTGTGTTTGTATCCCCTTGATGCTTCATTGTAAGCCAGTAGAATCCGCCCTTTGTCGAAAAAGATCATAGCTCACTTGTTCCTCGTCATCTAAACCATCTTCTCTATTGTTAACATTGATATACATTTCGCTCATCAACAACATCAGTTTGAGATCCCGGCACCTCAGTGTTGTTTTTGATTGCTTGCTGCAGCAACTCGTGCTGTCTTTCCACTTCCAGCTCAAAACTTCTTTTCTTCACCTCTAGTTGTTGCATCCTTTCCTCTTACAGAGCCAACTAAGCGTCCTGTACAAAGCAGCAGGCTCTTCAGCTTGCCTCAACCTCCTCAACAGTTCTCATCACCTCAGCGCGCACTTCTTCGATGAGATGAACTAGTTGCCATGCATGTCAGCTAGTAAGTGTTATTCCATGCTAGCTTTAAGGGTGTCTTCATATTTTGCCTTAAGAGACAGGCAGCCCAatattctactccctccgtctcaaaataagtgactcaattTTGTACTAACTTTGTTTCACTCATACTCAGTTAAACGTATGTACGTGAGCGGACACTAGTTCCAGCAGAAGTACGCTGAACTGAGTTTGGTAGAAAATCAGTTTCTCTCTACGAGAGAACATTCGGCACTCTTTGTTGTGTTGCATGGGCATTCATCGCGACACAAACTCACACCAATACTATCTCGCTCTCACCTCACTTGGCCAAGAATCGACAGCGTCTGCATCTCGATGTCAATCAAATAATTAACTTGCGTGGCAGGAGAGGCACGAGCGCTGTACGTGCTCGTGCTCCACGAGGCCACCATAATAACGCGTGCTCCACGAGTAGTACCATCGAGCAGTGACCAATTTCCAACACAAAATGATGTTGCTGTAAAAAAAGACTCCCGCCTCCAGCCTCGTGTATATATAGGCCGGCCGGCCAGCCATGCATGGCGTACGCTGGACTACACCTCACGGTCACCACCCTGGACACGCGCAGTGGCAGCCTAGCTAGCTATAGGAGTGAGTGacagctgaagaagaggcatgaTGGGGATGGCGCACGTCGTCGTCCTGGCGGCGGTGCTGGCcatggcggcgacggcgagctccTCGCCGGAGGTGGGGGTCCAGCCGCTGTCCAAGATCGCCATCCACAAGGCCACCGTCGAGCTGCACGGCTCCGCGTACGTGCGCGCGAGTGCGCTGCTGCTCGGCGACGGCGACCAGCAGGTTTGTAATTTTGTATATAAAGCTAACTGTTTAGCTGGTTTATGGGTTGGATCTTATTCTTACATCCAGGAGTGAAAAGCAAGCAAAAGACATGTTATATTGTTATACAGAGTGAACCTGGATAGAAACTTTGTGATGGTGCTTGGGTATGAATAAAGTTTCAAATGTTCTATCTCAACCAAGATATAAAAACTAAAAAATACCTAAGCAACTCAAAATTGTGAGCTGCCTCTCACAGGAAGGAGACACTGCAATGGTCACTGTGAATAATGTAATCTCTTCCGGTCTCAAGATGCGCACAGCCAGATACTTTGTGATGGTTCTTGGATATCTGAACAAAGTGTGGATTGTTTCTATCTCAACCAAGATAACAAAAACTAAATAAATTGTAAGCAACTCAGAATTTTGAGTTACCTGTGACAGGAAGGAGACACTGCAACGGTAACTGTGGAATACGGCTGGCAAAACCCCGCCACCGACGACTGGATCGCCGTCTTCTCCCCCTCCGATTTCATGTAATTATTATGATTCCCACCTCCTTGGCACCATATCATATATCGACCAATGTATATGACGGATTTGCTATCGTGTGTCTCCGACTCGTGTACACATGCAGCTCGGGCTCGTGCCCTAACCCACGGAGGTACCCCACCGAGCCGCTGCTCTGCACGGCGCCTATCAAGGTCTGTTGATCAGCTAACCAAGAAATTTTCTTGAGATTTCATCACCTCACCATGATTGAGCTGAATCGATCGGGGTGTGTGTGTGGTGTGAGTGCAGTATCAGTACGCCAACTTCTCGGCGAACTACCTCTACTGGGGCAAGGGCACCATCCAGTTCCAGCTCATCAACCAGCGCTCCGACTTCTCCTTCGCCCTCTTCACCGGCGGCCTCGAAAACGTACGTAGCCAGCTCTTCTACCTGTACTACGATCTCAACTGCCAGTTCTACGTGAATGAACGTCGTGCCTTTAACTTTTGCAGCCGAAGCTGGTGGGGTTGACGAAGCTGTCGCCGTTCAAGAACCCCAAGGCGCCGGTGTTCCCGCGGCTGGCGCAGGGCAAGACCCACGACGAGATGGCCGTGACCTGGACCAGCGGCTACGACGTCGGCGAGGCCTACCCCTTCGTGGAGTGGGGCATGGTcacctccggctccggcggcgggaaccccgcccgcacccccgccggcacgctaACCTTCAACCGCGGCAGCATGTGCGGCGCGCCGGCGCGGACGATCGGGTGGAGGGACCCCGGGTTCATCCACACGGCGTTCATGAGGGGCCTGTGGCCCAACAAGGAGTACTTCTACAAGGTCGGGCACGAGCTCCCCGACGGGACGGTGGTGTGGGGCAAGCCCTACACCTTCCGGGCGCCGCCGACGCCCGGGCAGAGCTCGCTGCAGCGCGTCATCGTCTTCGGCGACATGGGGAAGGCGGAGAGGGACGGGTCGAACGAGTACGCCAACTACCAACCGGGGTCGCTCAACACGACGGACGCGCTGGTTAAGGACCTGGACAACTTCGACATGGTCTTCCACATCGGCGACCTGCCCTACGCCAACGGCTACATCTCGCAGTGGGACCAGTTCACCGCGCAGGTCGCCCCCATCAGCGCCAGGAAGCCCTACATGATCGCCAGCGGCAACCACGAGCGGGACTGGCCCAACACCGGCGGGTTCTTCGACGTCGAGGACTCCGGCGGCGAGTGCGGCGTGCTCGCCGAGACCATGTACTACTACCCGGCCGAAAACAGAGCGAACTTCTGGTACGCAGTTTTACAATTCCTACGTGTAGTGTCAAAAATGTtgttatattatgggacggagggagtactagaaaATGACGGAATGGCTGAATGAATAATCAATCTCTCAAGGTACAAGGTGGACTACGGGATGTTCCGGTTCTGCGTGGCGGACTCGGAGCACGACTGGCGGGAAGGGACACCACAGTACAAGTTCATCGAGGAGTGCCTCTCCACGGTGGACCGGAAGCACCAGCCGTGGCTCGTCTTCGCGGCGCACCGGGTGCTGGGATACTCCTCCAACAAGTGGTACGCCGAGCAGGGCTCCTTCGAGGAGCCCAAGGGGCGGGAGAGCCTGCAGAAGCTGTGGCAGCGGCACCGCGTCGACCTGGCCATCTTCGGCCACGTGCACAACTACGAGCGCACCTGCCCGCTCTACCAGAACCAGTGCGTGAGCAACGAGCGGAGCCGCTACTCGGGCACCATGAACGGGACCATCTTCGtggtggcgggcggcggcggcagccacCTCAACGGCTACACCAGCGCCGTCCCCAAGTGGAGCGTGTTCAGGGACCGGGACTACGGCTTCACCAAGCTCACGGCCTTCAACCACTCCTCGCTTCTCTTCGAGTACAAGAGGAGCAGTGATGGCGAGGTGTATGACAACTTCACCATCCACAGGGACTACCGCGACGTGCTCGGCTGCGTGCACGACAGTTGCTTCCCCACCACCCTCGCTACCTGACCGTCGAGCCGCCATGGAGCCAGCCAGCCAACCAGCGGCTAATAAAGGGAGTTGGCCCTGTATTTTCTTGTATTTTCATGGTGTGCGCATGTTGTGGTCTCTGTTCTTCGCAGTCTGTTGCGCTAGAGTGTGGAGGTTTTCTGTTACTGTTGCTGTAGTTGAACAACACTGTGTGACGCTGGTGTTCCCAGTGATTATGTCGCTTCAATAAAAAGCCGGGCTGTCATAGCATATTCTCTAGAAATAAATATACGCAGAatttgcttcttctttttttgcaTCAACGGCCCCAGGAGCACACCATGGATTTCAGGTCGAAGATGCATGGGCGGGGGGCGGCGGCATTTGCAGAGACGGCGGGGGCTATGAAACTCACGGGAGGCCTGAAGGTCGGTGGAGCTGCTGCGGCTGTAGTAACTGCAACCACGGCTGACATATCTGGGAAAGATAGACATGATCACGCGAACAAATGCAATCGCATGCCGAGCTGCAGGAAGGAGCACGGCAGGACGAATTGCGATGCTACGCAGAGAAGTTATAAAGAACGATACCAAGGCAGCAgaaaaactactccctccgtcataTCGGTTGTAATATCTTATAATATGGGACCGAGGGAGTAGATACCAAGGGAGCGCTTGTGTCTGACCTCCTTGATCATGCTCACGTCAACACGAGTCCTGGGCGTGGCATTTTCTGATTGTTACAAGTTCCAACATATAAACATTAacgaaagaagaaagaaaaaagaagcaAACAAGGTAGCTGAATCTGCAGCCGCGGACAAAGTGCAAGCAAAATGATGGCGATCGCCCAGAGCTAACATGTTGATCCATTGGACATCTCCAAATAAGTAGTGCTACTCCACTTCGAACAATTCATTAGGACATCTATATATCATCATCTGTTCTCGGCCTGCGATTGCATTTGTTCGTGTCCTTCCCGGAAATCGCAGCCGTGGTTGCAGCTACTACGGCTGCAGCAACCGCGCCGACCTTGAGGCCTCCCGTGAGCTTCATAGCCCCGGCCATCTTTGCAaacgccgccgcccccaccaacTTCGACCTGAAAGCCATGGTGCGTTCCTGGGGCAGCTGTTTCAGAAAATGAGCTAATTCAGCAGCGATCTCCTGTTGTTACGCATGTTATTTCTTCGAGTGCCTGTTTAGAGCATCGATGTAGAGTCAGCAGAGAAGAGGCTTAAGATGTTTATCATGTGCAGTGGCCATTTGTACTCACAAGATAGCTGAAGATATAGACAATTGACCAAGGAACGGCAGACTGAAATCATTTCTAGACTAGAAAAGATTTGTTTCAGAGTTGTAGTGTTCGGAACTTCGAATATCCTGTATATATCACCCCTCTTCACCAGCCTAAGACTTGTGCACAGGAAACAAAATTCCCGACTACGAACTCTGCTATGGATGAGCTCGCAGGGTGAACCTTTCTTTCAAGTGCCAGACTAGATCCAAGAACACAACCAAATATCTCAAGACTTGGGTACACAGGAAACAAAATTCCTGACCACAAACTCTGCTATGGACGAGCTCGCAGGATGAACCTCTTTCAAGTGCTAGAGCAGATCCAACAAAACAACCAAATACTATCTAGCTAGCTGCTGGCTGCTAGAGGGAGAGATTCTTAGGTACGATCCATACCTCGACCAGGAAATCAGGAAGAAAAAGCAGCCGCGGAGCTGCCGGCTGGCTCGAGGGAGAGCGCGATCAGCTCCCCAGGACGCCTCGCCTTGGACCTCGCAAGGAAGATGGGGAGGAATGTTTTGAGTCAACACGGAGAGGGCCCGTGGGAGTATGAGCTAGTCACAGGGAGGCCTCTCAagtctttttcttttcttctcttgGGGTGGGTGGGGGCCAAGCTTGGGAGAAGCTGTTGAACGAGCGATCCCTTTGAATTCTTCATGCTCAAACAGACCGCAGATGCATGCACCTCCCTCTATTCATTCTCCCACCTGCTCCTCTCGCCATCCATGCGGGGAAGGGCGGACCATTTTCCATGGAGAAAGCATGCGCCCCCAATCAACGAGCTCCATCGCAGAACTGCTCCAGCCACATGCATCTGCAAAAAAATACTTCTCGGTAAAACTATAAAGCATGGCTATAAATTTTCTGTTGAGACGCAAAGTGAGCACTAAAATTTAAACTACTGATGGGTGAAGATGATCAGGCACACATGCAACCATAAACAACTTTAAAAACAAGCTGTAGAAACAAATACTAGTATATTGAATATCCCCCTTGTCCCTCCTCTTGGTGAGAGGTCATTGTGCTTATCCCCACTTCTAATAAAAGAAATCCACGCATCTGTCTTTGCCTGCCCAGGCATCATCATGCACTAGCTAGTCATTCAGATTAATTTATTGTTACTAACTTATTGCCCCGCCCAGGCATCTTCTAGCTAAACAATGCTTTATTCACCATAAAAAATTGTTGGATCATTAACCAAGAGAGGGATCAGGCCAAACGTTCACATCAACTCCAGCTCTCGTCAGCTACAGAATAAACCTCCTATTGGGAAATGCACGAAGCTTGCTTTCCATCAAGGTGCATTCATCAAAGATTGTTGCTGCTGAACCAAAAGACCGTTCGCTGGTCAGCATCACTTCATTCACATCGACACAGTCCGAATCGGTTGCATCCAAATTGCTCTGCCAACCGAAGCCCGTGCAGAAGACCAAAGGCTTTAGCAGTTCAGCTGTCACCTATTTTTATCTACACATGCAGGACGTAGCAGTTCAGGACCAGCCTTAAAACCCTTAATCATTTGGAACATTTAGCGCGGTAGTTGGGCAAATGAGCTGGCATGCTTAGCCCCGGTACCAACAACCCCCTCAATTCATGCATCGTTCTTCTTCTTGTTGTCTTGAAGCCAGCATGGGCTTGATGAGGCGTTGATTAAACCCACCAGCCCTTCACTGTTGATCCGTCCTTTGGCTACACACATCAGCAGCTGCTGCTTGGTCGATTTTACACTGACCACTATAGTCTCAGATCCACACAGAAACAGTTGGGATCAATGGAGGCGACAGTGTTGAGCGTGGGCAAGTCCGCGGTGAAGGGGGCGCTCGGCTACGCCCAGTCCGCCATCGCGGCGGAGGTGGCGCTGCAGCTGGGGGTACAGCGCGACCAGGCCTTCATCAGGGACGAGCTCG
This sequence is a window from Aegilops tauschii subsp. strangulata cultivar AL8/78 chromosome 7, Aet v6.0, whole genome shotgun sequence. Protein-coding genes within it:
- the LOC109765553 gene encoding nucleotide pyrophosphatase/phosphodiesterase, translating into MMGMAHVVVLAAVLAMAATASSSPEVGVQPLSKIAIHKATVELHGSAYVRASALLLGDGDQQEGDTATVTVEYGWQNPATDDWIAVFSPSDFISGSCPNPRRYPTEPLLCTAPIKYQYANFSANYLYWGKGTIQFQLINQRSDFSFALFTGGLENPKLVGLTKLSPFKNPKAPVFPRLAQGKTHDEMAVTWTSGYDVGEAYPFVEWGMVTSGSGGGNPARTPAGTLTFNRGSMCGAPARTIGWRDPGFIHTAFMRGLWPNKEYFYKVGHELPDGTVVWGKPYTFRAPPTPGQSSLQRVIVFGDMGKAERDGSNEYANYQPGSLNTTDALVKDLDNFDMVFHIGDLPYANGYISQWDQFTAQVAPISARKPYMIASGNHERDWPNTGGFFDVEDSGGECGVLAETMYYYPAENRANFWYKVDYGMFRFCVADSEHDWREGTPQYKFIEECLSTVDRKHQPWLVFAAHRVLGYSSNKWYAEQGSFEEPKGRESLQKLWQRHRVDLAIFGHVHNYERTCPLYQNQCVSNERSRYSGTMNGTIFVVAGGGGSHLNGYTSAVPKWSVFRDRDYGFTKLTAFNHSSLLFEYKRSSDGEVYDNFTIHRDYRDVLGCVHDSCFPTTLAT